From one Eucalyptus grandis isolate ANBG69807.140 chromosome 9, ASM1654582v1, whole genome shotgun sequence genomic stretch:
- the LOC104418225 gene encoding L-ascorbate oxidase has product MGGSMTLLLLLLAMIGLAGARVRVYNWDVRRELKSPSSYKKQVVTINRESPGPTIQAGRGDRVFVSVINRLEENLAIHWDGTRQIKSLGSDGTEAINQRPIFPGENFTYRFIADRLGKSPYYSYYRSQTVDGLHGFIDVLPPYSMTEPSACDYGKSIILDDQYYKSYYDCAAEPESLLIPRKGKFDYAESTAPSSHPTACDGINPEYLHWRVLPGKTYRLNISSVTAQSALSFRIEDHNLTVVEADGHYIVPSLIVYSGKTYSVKIKADQDPSRNYSITTNIVGQNASATTPLGLAVLSYSPPAGPIQNDVTP; this is encoded by the exons ATGGGTGGCTCGATGACATTGCTTCTATTGCTTCTCGCGATGATAGGATTGGCAGGGGCTCGAGTGCGCGTCTACAACTGGGACGTGAGGCGCGAGCTGAAATCGCCGAGCTCATACAAGAAGCAGGTCGTCACCATCAACAGAGAGTCCCCGGGCCCGACCATCCAGGCGGGACGGGGAGACAGAGTTTTCGTCAGCGTCATCAACAGGTTGGAGGAGAATCTCGCCATCCATTGGGACGGAACCCGACAG ATTAAAAGTCTAGGGAGCGATGGAACAGAGGCCATCAATCAAAGGCCAATTTTTCCTGGAGAAAATTTCACCTATCGTTTCATTGCCGATCGG CTTGGAAAATCTCCGTACTACTCCTATTACAGAAGTCAAACAGTGGATGGACTGCATGGGTTTATCGATGTTTTGCCGCCATACAGCATGACCGAGCCATCCGCTTGCGATTATGGCAAGAGCATCATCCTTGACGACCAGTACTACAAAAGCTATTACGATTGCGCGGCGGAGCCTGAg TCCCTGCTGATTCCCAGGAAGGGAAAGTTTGATTATGCCGAATCGACCGCTCCAAGCTCACATCCAACAGCTTGTGATGGGATCAATCCTGAATATCTGCACTGGAGGGTCCTCCCTGGTAAAACTTATCGCCTCAATATTTCAAGTGTGACTGCTCAATCTGCTCTCAGCTTTAGGATTGAG GATCACAACCTTACCGTTGTTGAAGCAGACGGGCACTATATAGTGCCAAGCTTGATTGTCTACTCGGGCAAGACATACTCTGTCAAGATCAAAGCCGATCAAGATCCGTCGAGAAATTACTCGATCACGACCAACATTGTTGGCCAGAACGCCAGTGCCACAACCCCTCTCGGTCTGGCTGTGCTCAGTTACTCCCCACCTGCTGGCCCGATTCAGAATGACGTCACACCATag